Genomic window (Neodiprion lecontei isolate iyNeoLeco1 chromosome 7, iyNeoLeco1.1, whole genome shotgun sequence):
TGacatacacgcatacattGATCTAAGCAAGTAAATAATTGCCATTTAATTAGAATAGATGTATCAGAGAGGCATCTTTAATTTTCGTGTTTACCGAGTAAATAGTTTATAGGTGAAGAGTATACATCAATTGATAAGCTTGAAGATGTGAtacgttattattgttaacgCTGTTAATCACTCTCATCTCAGGCCACCAGGTTTACTGTCCTCCGGGGTATTTTTCACTCTTTGTTAAACTAGCACAGGTGGTAGTGAGTACACAAGAATGATGCTGATCTGTTGTTGTTGCCGATGATATTTGTCGCGATGTTGAGTACGCGTAAAGGCAGAGACGAAGACATGAGAATATTACTGTTACGATAGAGTAACAAACGTATGGTAGACGAGTAATATTGTAGTCACTGGGTCACGCTACAGAGCGACaacgagagaaagaaacaaaatgtCAAGATACATGAACATCAGCATTCTCCCGTCAGTACTCACGTTTACGATAATATCCTGCCGGGGAGAAATATTCCgaatgaaacagaaaaatcaaaagaaaatcttTTGAAACATTGAATTGATGATTGTACGCCACTTTTTATGGCAATCTCATGTCGTTAGTTCAACACTTACATAAATCTTTATTCAATGACGATGTAAATTATCCTGAGAATTTGATTAGTGCATTTTACGTGAGAGAAAAATGTAACCCTGACTTTTCCATACCTCCGATTACTATGTATGACTGTAGCATTAGCAAAGTAGAAATATGAGTTGCGTGACGTGCTACGTTAATAAAACTACCTGCCGAAACACCTACAATTATGTTCGATTCCAAAGggtaaaacgaaattttctaTGATATTCAAAACGGGGCTACATATTATACGAACTTGATACGGTAAAGGTCAAGTCCGCCGTCAATGGAAAAGTCCCGATGGCTACGAAAGCAGGTagcgtgaagaaaaaaaaggaaagaaataaaagttatGGGTTATCCTCTACCTCGGAAAAGTTTTATGCAACGCTCTACTCGAGACTTATACCTAAGAAACGCCCCCAGGTAATAAATAGCAAGTGCAAAATTATAATGAGCAGACGACACGCACACCCCCTCGCAGCACACGCAGCATCGTACATATTGTTGTGAATGTGGTAGACCTACCTTTCGGAGTAATACTGAGATCAGAGTCGCTGGATCTCCGGTGTATCGGGACGGCCGAATTGGCCTTAATTACCGGTGACTTGGATATTTTGTTGCTCACGCCTGCGGGAGTCGGCGTCGAAGGTGGCGCAGGGCTCGGGTTACCCGGTGGTGGTGCGACATCCGGTTGCTGCCTACGAGGATCGGGATAGCAAGGCACACACGAGTTGTCAGTAGTGTTAGCATTATTAGTATTGTTAGTTGTACCAACGCCCTCTTGCGCATCTCTCAAGTTGCACTCGCTGTGACTTTTGCGCACCACCGAGACGATGGTAAGTTTCTCCGGCGTTAAAAGATTACTACCAGCGTTAGTACGAGGTTCTAATCCTGACCCAAAGCTAAGCTCGCTCAACTCTACGTCAACTAATTTACTATCGCTAGGATTTTGGGAAGGGTCAAATCGGGTTGCCGGAGCAGTCGCCTGCAGCGTCTTGACCGCGTCTTCCCGATTATCATCCGTCTCGGTCTCGGCTTCGAGCTCAACGATCGGCGGTTCAATCGCGATCAAACATCCCTCGGTTTTCTCAAGAGCCTCCGAACCCCCTGAGTGGGTTCCTTGTTTTTCCCGGTTTACGGTAAAACCGACTCTCGAACCACTCGCCTCGTCCCCGATACCGACAGACTGATTGTGAGGGGTGAAAAGCGCATGCCGAGAACCGATCGAGGATGtcgatgaataattttgtcgTGCAAAGGACGAGCCGGTCCCGTAGCTCTGGATGGAGGAATCTTCCGGGGACTTGGACCTTGACGTTCTCCTGCGGTGTCGATGCTTTCGGATAGAATCGGGCGAAGGGGTCACACTAGCGGCAACCTTGTCTCTTCTGTGCTTTCGGCTCCGGGACGAATCGTTTCTGTGCCGATCCCGCATAGAATGCACGAGCATTTTAGTGTCGATGATTTTGATCAGCTCCAGCATGCACTGTCGTTTTTGCTTGCTCCGCAGTCTGTCCACCCGTGCCAAGTCCTCCGCACTTCTCACAATTTCCGGCCGTGGTTCGCACCGCTCTTTCGGCTTGACGGCACCCTCGTCGCTCCCAAAGTTGCTCTTGGCGTTCACTTCCGTAACCTTGAGCAGGGGGACCGAAAGGTGACTGTGATCCTCCTTCGAGGTTGAATCAATCACTATTGCAACGGGCTTAATCTTCTGCAGGGGTTCGgctttctctctgtctcttgGAGACCCTCGATATATAACTGTCTCGTTCCTTTCGACCTTTTTCAAAGTCTTTTCCGACTTTTTCGCAGCTTCCTCGTGATTTTTCGACGACATTTTTTCCACCCCTTCTTTGGCAATGGTTTTACTATCCGCGGCGTGCTTGCCACCCGGCGATATATTCAAGCTTTTGAAAATACTCAGTTTTCTCTTCGTTTCGGCTTTAAATgactctgatttttttttcaaactgattCTGCTGGGCGCTACGAATCTTCGAATCGCCCTCTCATTCAGACTCACCGATCTCTGCAGACTGACCGTCCTGGCATCCACCCAAGGGTCCACGTccggaaaaaatatttcacaactCTGGTCCTCGGTCGGAGTGCTCGCAGCGGCTGGTTTCGAATCTGCAGGGTTGTCGAAGCGCTCCTGCCTATCGAGGAACTCCGTTTCCTTGGCGGTCATACTGGAGGTGATGGCAATCGTGTCGCCGTCGTTCGCTACTGCCTCTGCCGCGGCATCGAGATTCTCGTCACAACTGAAATTGGAGTCGTTGCGTACTGGTCTCTGAATATGGAGCTCCCCGTAATTTTGTGGCAAAAAAGATGGGGAAGCTGCCCTGCGAGGTATGAGCTCAGCTTCCTCGATGGAATTCCGCTTCTCAAACCAAATATCCGAGCCGCGACTTTCGGTGCTGGAGGACATCGGCTCGCTGGATACGGAaaggtttttcttttcttcggtTGGAACAGTAGTGAAGATGCCCGCCTCATGATCGAAGTAGCTGTCCTTTTTCTCCTCCAGCTTCGAACCGATTGACGTCAATTTTCCGTCCCCCGTGGGAGGCGATCCAGGCTCTCCGTGGGTCAGAGAATCGTCGAGTATGTTGTAGTTCGTGCTCGACTCCGAGGGCTCGTCCTCCGAACTCTCAGTGTCGGATTCGTCGGACGAaacgtcctcctcctcctcctcctcccgaAGGCGACGCTTCGGCGTCAAGCTTTTGATGACTTTCTCGGAGCTCTTCCGAGACGTCAAGTCCGCATTCGCCTCCGTCTCCGTGATCTCCTCTTTCCGATCGCTCGACTGCGTCCCAGCTTCCGACTCGGCCATCCGGGCCTCGAACTCTTCGCAAGCGATCCTGATCGGCGATGGTGCGGGACTTTCGTGGTCCTCCATCACGCTGTCGAGGGCGAGTCCGGCGTGGACAGACCTGATGAGGAGCGCGGCCATTCCGTCACTTGAGTTTCGCTTCGAGCTGCTCTTCTTATTCCTGCCAAGTGAGTAGAGGTCGGATATCGAGGATCTGGCAGACTCTGAGCTGACAGACCAGGTGCTGGAGAAGGTGCTGTCCAGGTCGCTCTGGTCCTCCTCAAAGGAGTCGGAGAACCTCGCTCTGAGTTGACTCACCCTCTTTGACAGCATGCTCTGCGGCAGATATCGCAGGTTCTTTAATCCCCTGGAAAACCTGTTGCCCGCTATCTCACCCCTCATATCTTCCTGAGCAAGGATTGACCTGAGGGACAATTCATCGGCGTCCTCAGGCAAAGATATGTTCGAGTCGAAACTCCGACGGAGGTTGTTGTAACTCGACTGCTGTGACAAATGCCTGAGCATTTTACCGCTGGATCCGGCAGATCTGTAGCTGGGCACGACGATCAACGGTTTCGAACGCTTCTTCAGAGT
Coding sequences:
- the LOC107220856 gene encoding uncharacterized protein LOC107220856 isoform X6 translates to MNGWIPVYDTMHGIRGEVNIIVKVELFSDFNKFRQSSCGVQFFCSPIIPHGYHAQIIHGFVEELVVNDDPEYKWIDKIRTPRASNEARQTLFFKLSGEVQRKIGLKALDLGGNAVIGYYQCFDLEGESGIVARGIGTAVTLVKMHDSSSVPAENLTSEELALLGLPHKASFECLELDESVPLLSHSPDRSQAASLSSLQTTKVSSKFPGYGKTLKKRSKPLIVVPSYRSAGSSGKMLRHLSQQSSYNNLRRSFDSNISLPEDADELSLRSILAQEDMRGEIAGNRFSRGLKNLRYLPQSMLSKRVSQLRARFSDSFEEDQSDLDSTFSSTWSVSSESARSSISDLYSLGRNKKSSSKRNSSDGMAALLIRSVHAGLALDSVMEDHESPAPSPIRIACEEFEARMAESEAGTQSSDRKEEITETEANADLTSRKSSEKVIKSLTPKRRLREEEEEEDVSSDESDTESSEDEPSESSTNYNILDDSLTHGEPGSPPTGDGKLTSIGSKLEEKKDSYFDHEAGIFTTVPTEEKKNLSVSSEPMSSSTESRGSDIWFEKRNSIEEAELIPRRAASPSFLPQNYGELHIQRPVRNDSNFSCDENLDAAAEAVANDGDTIAITSSMTAKETEFLDRQERFDNPADSKPAAASTPTEDQSCEIFFPDVDPWVDARTVSLQRSVSLNERAIRRFVAPSRISLKKKSESFKAETKRKLSIFKSLNISPGGKHAADSKTIAKEGVEKMSSKNHEEAAKKSEKTLKKVERNETVIYRGSPRDREKAEPLQKIKPVAIVIDSTSKEDHSHLSVPLLKVTEVNAKSNFGSDEGAVKPKERCEPRPEIVRSAEDLARVDRLRSKQKRQCMLELIKIIDTKMLVHSMRDRHRNDSSRSRKHRRDKVAASVTPSPDSIRKHRHRRRTSRSKSPEDSSIQSYGTGSSFARQNYSSTSSIGSRHALFTPHNQSVGIGDEASGSRVGFTVNREKQGTHSGGSEALEKTEGCLIAIEPPIVELEAETETDDNREDAVKTLQATAPATRFDPSQNPSDSKLVDVELSELSFGSGLEPRTNAGSNLLTPEKLTIVSVVRKSHSECNLRDAQEGVGTTNNTNNANTTDNSCVPCYPDPRRQQPDVAPPPGNPSPAPPSTPTPAGVSNKISKSPVIKANSAVPIHRRSSDSDLSITPKGYYRKRNSLTGSDRSSMGGYLRPVTAVVRPMNQEALDMLEYPFITMQQYPPGFILHLGGTVSARSVKLLERISNLEEPESRDAWWTEIRMEVRSHARALACNVVLGYREETSICDDVCVLSAAGTAAVINLQNTSQEPDNPLISRIHQREITTTSLDRTDFEREKGQQKAQPASATKSEKGDKSDSDKGEGKNDQTEETAARDVNGVQDAKTRQSDGTEQTSSHSIPLPPSSCSVCHLPYSESSVPFRVKVLKCAICRRGKVPDILFTTIELPESIPITGRGCVVQATVCRPKRDLRGELNAKEISDGLPFLEYELHSLLLNKIKVRSMNALFGLRVQVSIGERLLIGMATGTAVYLAPLPTPAVPKVTAGNSWSDEQKLADIQKSLIETVKKNREFYQLKSLTDMENGRATTSDTDESEDEMPEIDLGAGNKDACVLEVDDMEEVDKISMLMENRPPDGFHVVNTQNIPGLEDLEIVRNLQMFTQLWRAKIPVGQPASVSTKYFGRLLQSVYFKLRKMVPCALCDLQFKVELPEPDEIQLSVVGMALGLGEPTKLNKYKRKVLPHSISRDQVKKTDENDLIFSLDEDHVMPENAVSTGAPNTSSLHSAGQSGSLIQRSRPRSPLRTRVHTLHKHKHVPLKERYGVDITPLSYMPGGRIERYLGNLNFFFIRESTAIREGGGLSGFVHSFVTEVLAIVRAHVTALGGNAMVAYFMTQLVLCHSPHKNQESSCTHKAISLTTDGLCSVSKCEIRRRAW